One segment of Rhodopirellula bahusiensis DNA contains the following:
- a CDS encoding NAD-dependent epimerase/dehydratase family protein, producing the protein MRVFVTGGTGLLGNTILRQLSGAGHDLIALVRGEPDPQVFDGINTTFAHGDLLDQTAIENAVADCDVVIHSAGMIHLGWKRLDDSMAVNRDGTQTIVDACLHHDCKLVHVGTVNTLGIADRNGVANEDTPLDHAGGQIPCSYVLSKRAGNEVVLQGVQDGLKAVLVHPGFMLGPWDWKPSSGRMLLEVSKAWRPLSPSGGNSTCDSRDVAAAAIRAAEKLISNKIPAGRQYILAGHNMRYLELWKAMTEAMGARQPLMRAGPAQRWIAGVAGDVVGKLLPHEVDFNSAAVGMSSQYHYYDSSRAQSELDYKIRPFEESLADAANWIRHHHQ; encoded by the coding sequence ATGCGAGTCTTTGTGACTGGCGGCACTGGCTTGCTGGGCAACACGATCCTTCGCCAACTGTCGGGCGCCGGACATGACCTGATCGCTTTGGTGCGAGGCGAACCCGATCCCCAGGTCTTCGATGGGATCAACACGACGTTCGCTCACGGCGACCTCCTCGATCAAACCGCGATCGAAAATGCGGTGGCTGACTGCGATGTGGTCATTCACTCCGCCGGCATGATCCACCTGGGTTGGAAACGCCTCGACGACAGCATGGCCGTCAACCGCGACGGCACCCAAACCATCGTCGACGCCTGCCTGCATCACGATTGCAAACTCGTTCACGTTGGCACCGTCAACACGCTCGGTATCGCGGACCGCAACGGCGTGGCGAACGAAGACACTCCGCTGGACCACGCAGGCGGGCAAATCCCGTGCAGCTACGTCCTCAGCAAACGAGCTGGCAACGAGGTCGTTTTGCAGGGCGTCCAAGATGGCCTGAAAGCCGTCTTGGTTCACCCGGGGTTCATGCTCGGTCCCTGGGATTGGAAACCCAGCAGCGGCCGGATGCTTCTGGAAGTCAGCAAAGCCTGGCGGCCGCTCTCACCTTCAGGCGGCAACAGCACCTGCGATTCGCGAGACGTGGCCGCCGCCGCCATCCGCGCCGCTGAAAAGCTGATCAGCAATAAAATCCCCGCGGGCCGGCAATACATCTTGGCTGGCCACAACATGCGATACCTCGAACTGTGGAAAGCCATGACCGAGGCGATGGGTGCCCGCCAACCGCTCATGCGTGCCGGGCCGGCTCAGCGATGGATCGCAGGAGTCGCCGGCGACGTGGTCGGCAAACTGCTGCCACACGAAGTTGACTTCAACAGCGCCGCCGTGGGCATGTCGAGCCAATACCACTACTACGACAGTTCGCGAGCCCAAAGCGAACTCGACTACAAAATCCGGCCGTTTGAAGAAAGCCTGGCCGACGCTGCGAACTGGATCCGCCACCACCACCAGTGA